The following are encoded together in the Planktothrix sp. FACHB-1365 genome:
- a CDS encoding DUF4160 domain-containing protein, whose translation MPEISRFFGAIITMYYNDHPPPHFHVRYGKQKALISISTGEVLEGNLSPRLLKLIQEWTALYQNELLTNWELARQNLILNKIEPLE comes from the coding sequence ATGCCAGAAATTAGCCGATTTTTTGGAGCTATAATTACTATGTACTATAACGATCATCCTCCTCCTCATTTTCATGTTCGCTATGGTAAGCAGAAGGCATTAATCAGTATTTCAACTGGAGAAGTATTAGAAGGAAACCTTTCCCCTAGACTGCTAAAATTAATTCAAGAATGGACAGCATTATACCAGAACGAACTACTCACGAATTGGGAATTAGCCAGACAAAATCTAATTTTGAATAAAATTGAACCCTTGGAGTAA
- a CDS encoding DUF2442 domain-containing protein: protein MLKDIVEVHPLTNYQLKLRFEDGVEGIIDVSQLIQFTGVFEPLKNPDYFSQVKLSSEWGTIYWDSGADLDPDVLYSYLSQQPIQLKTPSIS, encoded by the coding sequence ATGCTTAAAGATATTGTTGAAGTTCATCCCTTAACAAATTACCAGCTAAAACTTCGTTTTGAAGATGGAGTAGAAGGGATCATTGATGTATCTCAACTCATTCAGTTTACCGGAGTATTTGAACCTCTAAAAAACCCTGATTACTTTAGTCAAGTTAAACTTTCTAGTGAATGGGGAACTATTTATTGGGATAGCGGTGCTGACTTAGATCCTGATGTATTGTATTCCTATTTATCCCAGCAACCGATACAGTTAAAAACTCCCAGCATTTCTTAA